Proteins from a single region of Streptomyces glaucescens:
- a CDS encoding acyltransferase family protein has protein sequence MRRLLESAARLDAATPASRDRAADGLRALAILGVVVGHWLVTALVADGGTLRTDSPLRHLPALATVSWLFQTLAVFFLVGGEAAARGLASSRARGESYGQWLSARLTRLFAPVGALVALWTAATAALLLTGADPATVRTLVKLALSPLWFLVAFAALTAATPLLTRVNPLWPLAVVLHVDLVRFGLGGPAWLGWTNLVAGWLVPYTLGVAWSRGAPERRRAGWILLGGGVAVTAALVAWAGYPASMVGVPGAAVSNLNPPTLAAVTFGVAQCGLALLLREPLRRVLRRPVAWAAVALVNLSAMTIFLWHQTALMATTAAALLAGRLPGLHTVPGHYGWAAQRLLWLPVFVLALGMCWIAFRHREQRAGGAGHRASRVVRVQRDPREPEAEAARRA, from the coding sequence ATGCGCCGGCTCCTGGAGTCCGCCGCGCGCCTCGACGCGGCCACCCCCGCCTCCCGGGACCGCGCGGCCGACGGGCTGCGCGCCCTCGCCATCCTCGGTGTCGTCGTCGGCCACTGGCTGGTGACCGCCCTGGTCGCCGACGGCGGCACCCTGCGCACCGACAGCCCGCTGCGGCACCTGCCCGCGCTGGCCACGGTCTCCTGGCTGTTCCAGACGCTCGCCGTGTTCTTCCTGGTCGGCGGCGAGGCCGCGGCTCGCGGCCTGGCCTCGTCCCGGGCCCGCGGGGAGAGCTACGGACAGTGGCTGAGCGCCCGCCTCACCCGGCTGTTCGCCCCGGTGGGCGCCCTCGTGGCCCTGTGGACGGCGGCCACCGCGGCCCTCCTGCTGACCGGTGCCGACCCGGCCACGGTGCGCACCCTGGTGAAACTGGCGCTGTCCCCGCTGTGGTTCCTGGTGGCCTTCGCCGCGCTGACCGCGGCCACCCCGCTGCTCACGCGCGTGAACCCGCTGTGGCCGCTGGCCGTCGTCCTCCATGTGGACCTCGTGCGCTTCGGCCTGGGCGGCCCCGCCTGGCTCGGCTGGACCAACCTGGTGGCGGGCTGGCTGGTGCCCTACACGCTGGGCGTGGCCTGGAGCCGGGGCGCACCGGAGCGGCGGCGGGCCGGGTGGATCCTGCTGGGCGGCGGGGTGGCGGTGACGGCGGCGCTGGTCGCCTGGGCGGGTTATCCGGCGTCGATGGTCGGGGTGCCGGGCGCCGCGGTGTCCAATCTGAACCCGCCGACGCTGGCCGCCGTCACCTTCGGCGTGGCCCAGTGCGGTCTGGCCCTGCTGCTGCGCGAACCCCTGCGCCGCGTGCTGCGCCGGCCGGTCGCCTGGGCCGCGGTGGCCCTGGTCAACCTCTCCGCCATGACGATCTTCCTCTGGCACCAGACCGCCCTGATGGCCACCACGGCCGCCGCCCTCCTCGCCGGCCGGCTCCCCGGCCTGCACACCGTCCCCGGCCACTACGGCTGGGCCGCCCAGCGGCTGCTGTGGCTGCCGGTGTTCGTCCTCGCGCTGGGCATGTGCTGGATCGCCTTCCGCCACCGGGAGCAGCGCGCCGGAGGGGCCGGGCACCGCGCGTCCCGGGTGGTCCGCGTCCAGCGCGACCCGCGGGAGCCGGAAGCGGAGGCGGCTCGCCGTGCCTAG
- a CDS encoding sensor histidine kinase: MTETGRDRHPEGSRPGDWLRVLRADLWTFRADPLPPFLWLRWLPHGLVCLAGVIVLGTSASLLDDTYGQNAQYALLMSAGQGAAVVLALWRPVPAWLLSTAVSVAIALAARSQLISGQSAPDAAWPWAAPGVAAHSLVLLLLALRVPTRVAFEALAVTALATYLVQGVIGASRYAGTGVVAVSVFTVVVLLGVALRGRREARDELGRQTTITAEERARRTVLEERSRIARELHDVVAHHMSVISIQAQVAPHLVDDPSDELKENLAGIRQNALEALTELRRVLGVLRSENPEDPYGLGESGAGAAPDAPQPTLDRLDALIENTRAAGLCVTADVRGEPRRPYPPGVELSAYRIVQEALSNALRHAPGSDVRVRVGHVPEGLLLEITNSRPERAVPSSPGAGHGLLGMRERAAMLGGYVRARPAPHGGFGVVAFLPRDGVARDPLDEDVQGPPGAEYTVPEPPTGEGIP, encoded by the coding sequence GTGACGGAGACGGGGAGGGACCGGCACCCGGAGGGGAGCCGGCCGGGGGACTGGCTGCGCGTACTGCGCGCCGACCTGTGGACCTTCCGCGCGGACCCCCTGCCCCCCTTCCTGTGGCTGCGCTGGCTGCCGCACGGTCTGGTCTGCCTGGCCGGCGTGATCGTGCTGGGCACCAGCGCGTCCCTGCTGGACGACACCTACGGCCAGAACGCCCAGTACGCGCTGCTGATGTCGGCCGGGCAGGGCGCGGCCGTGGTGCTGGCCCTGTGGCGGCCGGTACCGGCGTGGCTGCTGTCCACGGCGGTCTCCGTGGCCATCGCCCTGGCCGCCCGGTCCCAGCTGATCTCGGGGCAGAGCGCGCCGGACGCCGCCTGGCCGTGGGCCGCGCCCGGCGTGGCGGCGCACTCCCTGGTGCTGCTGCTGCTCGCCCTGCGGGTGCCGACCCGGGTGGCCTTCGAGGCGCTGGCCGTGACGGCGCTCGCCACCTATCTCGTCCAGGGCGTCATCGGCGCCTCCCGCTACGCGGGCACCGGCGTGGTGGCGGTGTCCGTGTTCACGGTCGTCGTCCTGCTCGGCGTGGCCCTGCGCGGACGCCGCGAGGCGCGGGACGAACTCGGCCGGCAGACCACCATCACCGCCGAGGAACGCGCCCGCCGCACCGTCCTGGAGGAGCGCAGCAGGATCGCGCGCGAGCTGCACGACGTCGTCGCCCACCACATGTCGGTGATCTCCATCCAGGCGCAGGTCGCGCCGCACCTGGTGGACGACCCCTCCGACGAGCTGAAGGAGAACCTGGCGGGCATCCGGCAGAACGCGCTGGAGGCGCTGACCGAACTGCGCCGCGTCCTCGGCGTGCTGCGTTCCGAGAACCCCGAGGACCCCTACGGGCTGGGCGAGTCCGGCGCCGGTGCCGCCCCGGACGCCCCGCAGCCCACCCTGGACCGCCTGGACGCCCTCATCGAGAACACCAGGGCCGCCGGGCTGTGCGTCACCGCGGACGTCCGGGGCGAGCCCCGCCGCCCGTACCCGCCCGGGGTGGAGCTGTCGGCGTACCGGATCGTGCAGGAGGCGCTCAGCAACGCCCTGCGGCACGCCCCCGGTTCCGACGTCCGCGTCCGGGTCGGCCACGTGCCCGAGGGTCTGCTCCTGGAGATCACCAACAGCCGTCCGGAGCGGGCCGTGCCGTCCTCCCCGGGAGCCGGGCACGGGCTGCTCGGCATGCGCGAGCGCGCGGCGATGCTGGGCGGCTACGTCCGCGCGCGGCCGGCCCCGCACGGCGGGTTCGGCGTCGTCGCGTTCCTGCCCCGGGACGGCGTCGCCCGCGACCCCCTGGACGAGGACGTCCAGGGCCCGCCGGGAGCGGAGTACACCGTTCCCGAGCCCCCGACAGGAGAAGGAATCCCATGA
- a CDS encoding response regulator produces MTSGTIRVLIADDQQMVRQGFTVLLNTQPDIEVVGQAVDGLDAVAKVAELGPDVVLMDIRMPELGGIEATRRVTASTQRTRVLVLTTFDLDEYVYEALRAGASGFLLKDASADQLAEAVRVVAAGDALLAPGITRRLIAEFSRLDGAPRAPLKERVADLTERETEVLALIARGLSNAEIARHLVVAEQTVKTHVSRILVKLGLRDRTQAAVFAYESGLVRPTGY; encoded by the coding sequence ATGACGAGCGGCACGATCCGCGTACTCATCGCCGACGACCAGCAGATGGTCCGGCAGGGCTTCACCGTGCTGCTCAACACCCAGCCGGACATCGAGGTCGTCGGCCAGGCGGTGGACGGCCTGGACGCGGTCGCCAAGGTCGCCGAACTCGGCCCCGACGTGGTGCTGATGGACATCCGCATGCCGGAGCTGGGCGGCATCGAGGCCACCCGCCGCGTCACCGCGTCGACGCAGCGCACCCGCGTGCTGGTGCTGACCACCTTCGACCTCGACGAGTACGTCTACGAGGCACTGCGGGCCGGTGCCTCCGGGTTCCTGCTGAAGGACGCCTCCGCGGACCAGCTCGCCGAGGCGGTGCGGGTGGTGGCCGCGGGGGACGCGCTGCTCGCGCCCGGCATCACCCGGCGGCTGATCGCCGAGTTCTCCCGCCTGGACGGCGCGCCCCGCGCCCCGCTCAAGGAGCGCGTCGCGGACCTCACCGAGCGGGAGACGGAGGTCCTGGCGCTGATCGCGCGGGGCCTGTCCAACGCGGAGATCGCCCGCCACCTCGTCGTCGCGGAACAGACCGTGAAGACCCATGTCAGCCGGATCCTGGTGAAGCTGGGCCTGCGGGACCGGACGCAGGCGGCGGTGTTCGCGTACGAGTCGGGGCTGGTGCGGCCGACGGGCTACTGA
- a CDS encoding sensor histidine kinase — MTETPQTHTPPPPNGTGTADPAFAPYKPRSPEYRLAADALRGLRQDLFTDAFAYRPLPRRAVDGPVVRRLGGRFREYASWTPHALIAAAAFLALLVSSTTHGGGNLGLLVGLLTLAPVVLTMVRPVLAFWASLVATLIATVLDGSYSDWPWPPGAFFAHLVVLAVVAIRTRPRTAAWIWALTAVYGFFAESLFGWNHYTANTAPMLVVSALLLLAITVWHIRREAEQEVTAQQTVTAVERSRRTLLEERTTIARELHDVVAHHMSVVAIQAEAAPYRVENPPPELERAFATIRENAVAALTELRRVLGVVRAEDYEAPDAPQPTLADLDALLANVRDAGLDAGRTVTGAVRELPQGVELSAYRIVQEALSNTLRHAPGASARVEIGYVLGGLGVRIVNGPPPEPSLVKPSPGAGHGITGMRERVSMLNGEMTAGPTDEGGYEVTVFLPVPATSEDDA; from the coding sequence GTGACCGAGACGCCCCAGACGCACACGCCGCCCCCGCCGAACGGCACGGGCACCGCGGATCCCGCGTTCGCCCCGTACAAGCCGCGCAGCCCCGAGTACCGGCTGGCCGCCGACGCCCTGCGCGGCCTGCGGCAGGACCTGTTCACCGACGCCTTCGCGTACCGCCCGCTGCCCCGCAGGGCCGTGGACGGCCCGGTGGTCCGGCGGCTGGGCGGCCGGTTCCGGGAGTACGCCTCCTGGACCCCGCACGCACTGATCGCCGCGGCCGCCTTCCTGGCGCTGCTGGTGTCCTCGACGACCCACGGCGGCGGGAACCTGGGACTGCTCGTCGGCCTGCTCACCCTCGCCCCCGTGGTGCTGACCATGGTCCGCCCGGTCCTCGCGTTCTGGGCGTCGCTGGTCGCGACCCTGATCGCCACCGTCCTCGACGGCAGCTACAGCGACTGGCCCTGGCCGCCCGGCGCCTTCTTCGCCCACCTGGTGGTGCTGGCGGTCGTCGCGATCCGCACCCGGCCGCGCACCGCGGCGTGGATATGGGCCCTGACCGCGGTGTACGGCTTCTTCGCCGAGAGCCTCTTCGGCTGGAACCACTACACCGCCAACACGGCGCCCATGCTGGTGGTCTCCGCGCTGCTCCTGCTCGCCATCACGGTCTGGCACATCCGCCGGGAGGCCGAGCAGGAGGTGACCGCGCAGCAGACGGTGACGGCGGTCGAACGGTCGAGGCGCACCCTCCTGGAGGAGCGCACCACCATCGCCCGCGAGCTGCACGACGTCGTCGCCCACCACATGTCGGTCGTCGCCATCCAGGCCGAGGCCGCTCCCTACCGGGTGGAGAACCCGCCGCCGGAGCTGGAGCGCGCCTTCGCGACCATCCGGGAGAACGCGGTGGCCGCCCTCACCGAGCTGCGCCGCGTGCTCGGCGTGGTCCGCGCCGAGGACTACGAGGCCCCGGACGCCCCCCAGCCCACCCTCGCCGACCTCGACGCGCTGCTCGCCAATGTGCGCGACGCGGGCCTCGACGCCGGCAGGACGGTGACCGGCGCGGTGCGCGAACTGCCGCAGGGCGTGGAGCTGTCGGCGTACCGGATCGTGCAGGAGGCGCTGAGCAACACCCTCAGGCACGCGCCCGGCGCGAGCGCCCGCGTGGAGATCGGCTACGTCCTCGGGGGCCTGGGCGTGCGCATAGTCAACGGGCCGCCGCCCGAGCCGTCCCTCGTCAAACCCTCGCCGGGCGCGGGCCACGGCATCACCGGGATGCGCGAGCGGGTCTCCATGCTGAACGGCGAGATGACGGCGGGCCCCACGGACGAGGGAGGGTACGAGGTGACGGTCTTCCTGCCCGTCCCGGCGACGAGCGAGGATGACGCATGA
- a CDS encoding response regulator has translation MTIRVLIADDQMMVREGFSVLLNAMPDIEVAGEAVNGREAVAKVRELAPDVVLMDIRMPELNGIEATREIVAADGAAKVLVLTTFDLDEYVYQALRAGASGFLLKDASARRLAEGVRVVASGEALLAPSVTRRLITEFAKLSEVPKLLPQAQEAYGDLTDRETEVLVLIAHGLSNAEIASRLVVAESTIKTHVSRILVKLGLRDRTQAAVFAYEARLVTPG, from the coding sequence ATGACCATCCGCGTGCTGATCGCGGACGACCAGATGATGGTGCGCGAGGGCTTCTCGGTCCTGCTGAACGCGATGCCGGACATCGAGGTCGCCGGCGAGGCGGTGAACGGCCGGGAGGCCGTCGCGAAGGTCCGCGAACTCGCGCCGGACGTGGTGCTCATGGACATCCGCATGCCCGAGCTGAACGGCATCGAGGCGACCCGGGAGATCGTCGCCGCGGACGGGGCGGCGAAGGTGCTGGTGCTGACCACCTTCGACCTCGACGAGTACGTCTACCAGGCGCTGCGCGCGGGAGCCTCCGGGTTCCTGCTGAAGGACGCCTCCGCCCGCCGGCTGGCCGAGGGGGTGCGGGTGGTGGCGTCCGGCGAGGCGCTGCTCGCCCCTTCGGTCACGAGGCGGCTCATCACCGAGTTCGCCAAGCTGTCCGAGGTCCCGAAGCTGCTGCCGCAGGCACAGGAGGCGTACGGCGACCTGACCGACCGGGAGACGGAGGTGCTGGTGCTCATCGCGCACGGCCTGTCCAACGCGGAGATCGCGTCGCGGCTCGTGGTCGCCGAGTCCACGATCAAGACGCACGTGAGCCGCATCCTGGTGAAGCTGGGCCTCAGGGACCGGACGCAGGCGGCGGTGTTCGCGTACGAGGCGAGACTGGTCACCCCGGGATGA
- a CDS encoding cytochrome P450 yields MAAFDPWDPAFLADPYPAYAELRARGRVHHYEPTDQWLVPHHADVSALLRDRRLGRTYLHRFRHEDFGRTPPPPEHEPFHTLNDHGMLDLEPPDHTRIRRLVSKAFTPRTVERLAPYVEALAGELVGGLVRRGGGDLLTEVAEPLPVAVIAEMLGVPESDRAPLRPWSAQICGMYELNPSEETAAGAVRASVEFSDYLRDLIAERRKEPGDDLISGLIAAHDEGDRLTEQEMISTCVLLLNAGHEATVNATVNGWWALFRNPDQLAALRADHSLVPSAVEELMRYDTPLQLFERWVLDDIEIDGTTIPRGAELALLFGSANHDPAVFTDPGRLDLARAENPHISFSAGIHYCIGAPLARLELAASMRALLERAPTLTLAAEPRRKPNFVIRGLEGLTVEIR; encoded by the coding sequence ATGGCAGCCTTCGACCCGTGGGACCCGGCGTTCCTCGCCGACCCGTACCCCGCCTACGCCGAGCTGCGTGCCCGGGGCCGCGTGCACCACTACGAGCCCACGGACCAGTGGCTGGTACCGCACCACGCGGACGTCTCGGCGCTGCTGCGGGACCGCCGGCTGGGGCGGACGTACCTGCACCGTTTCCGCCACGAGGACTTCGGGCGCACCCCGCCCCCGCCGGAGCACGAGCCGTTCCACACCCTCAACGACCACGGCATGCTGGACCTGGAGCCGCCGGACCACACCCGGATCCGGCGCCTGGTGTCCAAGGCGTTCACCCCGCGCACGGTCGAGCGGCTGGCTCCCTACGTGGAGGCGCTGGCCGGGGAGCTGGTCGGCGGGCTGGTGCGGCGCGGCGGCGGTGATCTGCTCACCGAGGTCGCCGAACCGCTGCCGGTGGCGGTGATCGCCGAGATGCTGGGCGTCCCCGAGTCCGACCGCGCGCCGTTGCGCCCCTGGTCGGCGCAGATCTGCGGGATGTACGAGCTGAACCCGTCCGAGGAGACGGCGGCCGGGGCGGTCCGGGCGTCGGTGGAGTTCTCGGACTACCTGCGCGACCTGATCGCCGAGCGCCGCAAGGAGCCGGGTGACGACCTGATCTCCGGGCTGATCGCCGCCCACGACGAGGGCGACCGGCTCACCGAGCAGGAGATGATCTCGACCTGCGTGCTGCTGCTGAACGCGGGCCACGAGGCGACGGTGAACGCCACGGTCAACGGCTGGTGGGCGCTGTTCCGCAACCCGGACCAGCTGGCGGCGCTGCGCGCGGACCACTCCCTCGTCCCGTCCGCGGTCGAGGAGCTGATGCGCTACGACACCCCGCTCCAGCTCTTCGAGCGCTGGGTGCTGGACGACATCGAGATCGACGGGACGACGATCCCGCGCGGCGCCGAACTCGCCCTCCTCTTCGGTTCCGCCAACCACGACCCGGCGGTCTTCACCGATCCGGGCCGGCTCGACCTCGCCCGCGCGGAGAACCCGCACATCTCCTTCAGCGCCGGAATCCACTACTGCATCGGCGCCCCGCTGGCCCGTCTCGAACTGGCCGCGTCCATGAGGGCCCTGCTGGAGCGGGCCCCCACCCTGACCCTGGCCGCTGAGCCGCGGCGCAAGCCGAACTTCGTGATCCGGGGCCTGGAGGGCCTGACCGTGGAGATCCGCTAG